In Prunus dulcis chromosome 2, ALMONDv2, whole genome shotgun sequence, a single genomic region encodes these proteins:
- the LOC117618135 gene encoding uncharacterized protein LOC117618135: MTIPKTVKDIESLTGRVAALTRFISKATDRCAPFFKALKGSKRNITWTTECDTAFSELNEYMVSAVSSVLIRSKDNAERPVHYVSKALQDAEVRYPDIEKLAFALVVSARRLRPYFQSHTIHVLTNQPLRQVLQKLETSGMLVKWAIELGEFDIHYKPRPATRGQAVADFLSEFTEPQASAATQLITKPNLPPSQDHTASKGTFDLTQPLWTLFVDGSSNAQGCGAGLVLISPDKVALEYALRFKFQASNNEAEYEALLAGLRLAKEMDAKQIQIFSDSQLVIHQVNQDFTAKDASMTAYLQHARHLLATFQVHSINQVPRSENSHADVLASLPYLRCLTLEEGHYVLREIREGIYDNYSGARSLAHQAFTQKCDKCHRFANIPQLPAEPLTAMVSLWPFAQWGLDLIGPMPEGKGQVKYAVVAVDYFTKWAEAEALATITAARIETFVWQSIVCRFGIPNSIFIDNGRQFDNAKFKQFCSNLKIRLCFTSPAHPQSNGQVEAVNKIIKKTLKTKLDKAKGCWPELLPEVLWSYRTTFRTFTGETSFSLSFGTEAVAPVEIGQPTYRTFTYNVKANDEQLALNLDFIDELHDQSSMRNVAYKQRIAKYYDSRVKSRAFKMRDWVMRKVSLATKNPTEGTFGPTWKGPYEIIKICRPGTYQLRDPKGKTLHHLWNADHLKYYYK; the protein is encoded by the exons GGGCAGCAAGAGAAACATCACCTGGACTACTGAATGCGACACGGCTTTCAGCGAGCTCAATGAGTATATGG TTTCGGCAGTTAGCTCTGTGCTCATCCGATCAAAGGATAATGCGGAGCGCCCAGTTCATTATGTTAGTAAAGCATTGCAGGATGCCGAAGTCCGGTACCCAGACATTGAAAAATTGGCGTTCGCCCTGGTCGTCTCAGCCAGACGCCTCCGACCATATTTCCAAAGTCACACCATCCATGTCTTAACTAACCAACCGCTCCGACAAGTGTTGCAGAAACTAGAAACTTCTGGGATGCTGGTTAAGTGGGCCATTGAACTTGGCGAGTTTGATATTCATTACAAACCCCGCCCGGCTACAAGGGGGCAGGCTGTTGCTGACTTCTTATCCGAATTCACGGAGCCCCAAGCTTCAGCAGCTACCCAGCTCATAACCAAACCCAATCTCCCTCCGAGCCAGGACCACACCGCCAGCAAAGGCACTTTCGACCTGACCCAGCCCCTATGGACTTTATTTGTGGATGGCTCTTCTAATGCCCAGGGGTGTGGGGCCGGCCTCGTTCTCATCTCTCCAGACAAGGTTGCCCTCGAGTACGCCCTCCGCTTCAAATTCCAAGCCTCCAACAATGAGGCCGAATATGAAGCACTCTTAGCTGGTCTTCGACTAGCCAAAGAGATGGACGCGAAACAAATTCAGATATTCAGCGACTCACAGCTCGTTATTCACCAAGTCAACCAGGACTTCACGGCCAAGGATGCCTCTATGACGGCTTACCTCCAGCACGCCCGGCACTTGCTGGCAACCTTCCAAGTCCACTCTATAAACCAGGTGCCACGCTCTGAGAATAGCCATGCTGACGTATTAGCCAG TCTTCCTTACCTCCGATGCCTGACCCTAGAGGAGGGTCATTATGTCCTTCGAGAAATCCGTGAAGGCATCTACGACAACTACTCAGGTGCACGCTCACTGGCTCATCAG GCCTTCACCCAGAAATGCGACAAGTGTCATAGATTTGCTAACATTCCACAACTCCCGGCAGAACCATTGACTGCCATGGTCAGTCTTTGGCCATTTGCCCAATGGGGACTGGATCTCATTGGGCCGATGCCAGAGGGCAAGGGCCAAGTCAAATATGCAGTTGTAGCCGtagactacttcaccaaatgggctGAAGCCGAAGCCTTAGCCACCATCACAGCGGCCCGCATCGAAACCTTTGTGTGGCAAAGTATTGTATGTCGCTTCGGCATCCCCAACTCCATCTTCATAGACAATGGCCGGCAATTTGACAAtgccaaattcaaacaattttgttctaACCTCAAGATCCGTCTTTGCTTCACCTCCCCAGCCCATCCTCAGTCCAATGGCCAGGTCGAAGCCgtgaacaaaattatcaagaagACCCTAAAGACAAAACTTGACAAAGCCAAGGGCTGCTGGCCAGAACTACTTCCGGAAGTCCTCTGGTCCTACCGCACCACCTTCCGCACCTTCACCGGTGAAACGTCATTTTCTCTATCATTTGGTACCGAAGCCGTAGCACCAGTAGAAATTGGCCAGCCCACATATCGAACCTTCACTTACAATGTCAAGGCCAATGACGAGCAGTTAGCCCTAAACCTCGACTTCATTGACGAGCTCCATGACCAATCTAGCATGCGCAATGTCGCGTACAAACAACGCATCGCCAAATACTACGACTCCCGAGTCAAGTCCCGCGCTTTCAAAATGagggactgggtcatgcgcaaggtttCCTTGGCTACCAAAAATCCTACTGAAGGTACCTTCGGCCCCACATGGAAGGGTCCTTATgagattatcaaaatctgcCGCCCCGGCACTTATCAGCTTCGCGATCCCAAGGGCAAGACGTTGCATCATCTTTGGAACGCTGATCacctcaagtactactacaagtaa